CGCCGCCGCGTACAGCTCCACGCCGTACCGCCGCTCGGCCAGCACCGCGGCGGCCGCCGCGCGGCGCAGCAGGTGAGCGTCGAGGGCCCGCGCCGCCGACTCCGCCCGGGTCTGCAGCCGTTGGACCCGGCCGGCCGTCCAGATCAGGTACGCCGCGACGAGCCCGACGACCAGGACCGTGCCCACCACCCACCACATGCCCGGCATCGTAGTGCTGCTCCCCCTCCCGCCCGGCCGGCGCGGCCCCCGAGCGCCGCACCGGTCACATCGGCCCCACCGGCCACGGGAGGGTCAGCCCAGTTCCGCCCACTCCTGGTCGATGACCCGGCCGTCGGTGGCCTCGATCGCCGCTGCGTATACCTCCAGAACCCGGCGGGCAACCACGGGCCAGTCGAAATTCGCCACCACCTGGTCGCCGCAGGCGGTCAGCTCGGCCCGCCGGTCCGCGTCGTCGAGCAGCTCGGCCAGGGCGCTCCGCAGGGCCACCGCGTCCCCGGTCGGAAAGAGCCGCCCGGCCCGCCCGCCGTCGAGGACCCGGCGGAACGCGTCCAGGTCGCTGGCGACCACGGTGGTGCCGGCGGCGAGCGCCTCGGTGAGGATCATCCCGAAGGACTCCCCGCCGGTGTTCGGCGCCACGTACAGGTGCACGCTGCGAAGCATGCGAGGTTTGTCCGCCTCGGAGACCATGCCGAGGAAGGTGACCCGCTCCCGCAACTCGGCCGGAAACTGGCCGTACAGATCGTCCGCGTCACCCGGCCCGGCCACCAGCAGGCGCAGCCCCGGGCGGTCCGGGGCGAGCGCGACGAAGGCGTCGCGCAGGATCGGGAAGCCCTTGCGCGGCTCGGTGAACCGGCCCAGGAAGCCGAGCGTCCCGCCGCTGCCCGGCGCGCACTCCCCCGGCCAGCCGGGCAGCGGTTCCACGCCGGCGAACTTCGCCACCGCGACCCCGTTGGGGATCTCCACCGCGCCGCCGTCCATGTGCTCGACCTGCACCTTGCGGGCCAGGGCGCTGACCGCGATCCGGGCGGTGATCCGTTCGAGGAGGATCTGGAGCACACCCTGCGCGGCGGAGAGCACCCGGGAGCGGGTCATCGCGGTGTGGAAGGTGGCCACCACCGGGCCCCGCGCGCAGAGCACGGCCAGCATCGACAGGCTCGGGGTGAGCGGCTCGTGCACGTGCAGCACGTCGAAGTCACCGCGGGTGATCCAGCGCCGCACCCGCGCGGTGGAGACCGGGCCGAAGGCGATCCGGGCCACCGAGCCGTTGTACGGCAGCGGCACCGCCCGCCCGGCCGACACCACGTACGCCGGCAGCGGCGAGTCCTCGTCCGCCGGGGCCAGGACGCTCACCTCGTGCCCGAGCCCGAGCAGCGCCTCGGCGAGGTCCATGACGTGGTTCTGCACCCCGCCCGGGACGTCGAAGGAGTACGGGCACACGATGCCGATCCGCATTTGCGCCCGCTCCCTCAGATCGTCCCGGTGGTGGCCGGCGGCAGCGCCGAGGCGTCCGCGTCGCCGCCATTCGTGCTGCCCTGGTCCAGCCACATCCGCTGCAACATGTGCCAGTCTTCCGGATGCCGGGCGATGCCCGCCGCCAGTCCGTCGGCAATCCGCTGGGTCAACACCCGGACCCGCTCGTCCAGCGGGGCGCTGTCCGGGTCGGGCAGCTCCAGCGGGCCGTCGAGGGCGGCGTGGGCGAGGTCCGCCTCATACCACATCGAGGCCACGTAGAGCGGGGCGCCGGTCCGGATCGCCAGCAGGGCCGGGCCGGCGGGCATCCGGGTCCGGCCGCCGAAGAACTCGACCTCCACCCCGCGCGCGGAGAGGTCCCGGTCGGCCAGCAGCGGCACCACCGCGCCCGCCCGCAGCCGGTCCTGCAGCACGTCGAACGCGGGCCGGTCACCGCCGTGGGTGGGCAGGATCTCCATGCCGAGCTGCTGCCGGAAGGCGAGGAACCGCTCGTAGACGCCCTCGGGCTTGAGCCGCTCGGCGACGGTGGTGATCGGCCAGCCGGTGGCGGCCACCCAGGCGCCGGCCGCGTCCCAGTTGCCCGCGTGCGGCAGCGCGACCACCGCGCCCCGGCCGGCCGCCACGTCGGCGGCGAGCTTCTCCTCGCCGTCGAGGCGGAACCCGGCGAGGATCTCCCGGCGGCTCAGCGCGGGCAGCCGGAAGGCCTCCAGCCAGTACCGGGCGTACGAGCGCAGCCCCCGCCGCACCAGCTCGTCCAGCTCCGCCTCGGACACCTGCGGGCCGACCACCCGGCGCAGGTTGGCGCGCAGCCGGGCCGTACTCCGGCCGCCCTTGCGGTGGGCGCGGTCGGCGCCGACCCGGAAGGCGGCGGCGACCACGGGCCCGGGCAGCGCGCGGACCAGCCGCCAGCCGGCGACGTAACCCGCCTCGGTGAGGTTCACTCCCGGCCGACCAGCTGCGCCTGCCGGTACACGTGGGCCATGCGCTGCCCGACCGTGAAGATCGAGACGGCGGCGAGCAGCCAGAGCGCGATCGGCAGGGCGAGGTCGACGCCGAGGCCGGTCAGCAGGCCACCCACCCCGACGATCAGCAGCCGCTCGGTGCGCTCGGCGATGCCCACGTTGCAGGTCATCCCCAGCCCCTCCGCGCGGGCCTTGACGTACGAGACCAGGCCGCCGGCGGCGAGGCAGAGCAGCGCCGCCGCCACCCCCGAGTAGTGGTGCTGGGTGGCCAGCCAGTACGCGACCGCGCCGAAGACGGCGCTGTCGGCGATCCGGTCCATGCTCGAGTCGAGGAAGGCCCCGAACTTCGTCGAGCCGCCGCTCATCCGGGCCATCGTGCCGTCGAGCAGATCGGTGAGCGCGAAGACCGTGACGATCAGCGCGCCGGCGACGAGGTGGCCGCGCGCGCCGAAGCCGAGCGCGCCGACGAGCACGCCGACCGTGCCGGTCACCGTGACCGCGTTGGGGGATACACCGGCGCGGAGCAGACCGCGCGCAACCGGCTCCACGATGCGGGTCATGCCCGCCCGGGCCGTCACTTGGAAGATCTTCGCCATGGCGGTCCCACGATAACGGCCGGCAGCGGCGGAGAACACAGCCGGTCGTCCCGACCCGCCAGGCGGGCTTGTGTCGGGTGAACAACAGGTGTCTGATCGAGCCTGGGAGGTGAGCCAGCTCACCGACCTCCCGTCCGAGAACCCGTCGTCCAGGAGATCACCGGAGGATATCGCCGCGGAACCGGCCCGGGCCCGCTTCCCGTCGCGCGCGGCGGTCGCCACCACCACCGGCTGAGGGAGGTGCGCCGCGATGGCGCAGAAAAATCAGGAGAAGGGTGTCACCGGCGGCGCGCCGGTGGTGACCGAACCCGGCAGGGTTCGCAACGTGGTGCTCGTCGGCCATTCCGGGGCGGGCAAGACCACCCTGGTCGAGGCACTGCTGGCGGCCGGCGGCACGATCGGCCGGGCCGGCAGCGTCACCGAGGGCACCACGGTCTGCGACCACGATCCCGCCGCCGTACGCCAGCAGCGCTCGGTGAGCCTGGCGTGCGCCCCGCTGCTGCACCGCGACGTCAAGGTCAACCTCCTGGACACCCCCGGCTACGGCGACTTCGTCGGCGAGCTGCGCGCCGGCCTGCGGGCCGCCGACGCCGCGCTGTTCGTGGTCTCCGCCGTCGACGGGATGGACGCCGCCACCGCCGCCCTCTGGGAGGAGTGCGCCGCGGTGGACATGCCGCGCGCCGTGGCGGTGTCCCGGCTGGACCACCCGCGCGCCGACTTCGACGAGGCGGTCGCGCTCTGCCAGCGGGTCTTCGGCGACAACGTGCTCCCGCTCTACCTGCCGATGCTCGGCGACGACGGGGTGTCGGTGGTCGGCCTGATGGGTCTGATCACCCGGCGGGTCTTCGACTACTCGGCCGGGCTGCCCGCGACGGTTCGGGAACCGGACCCGGAGCACCTGCCGGCCATCCAGGAGGCGCGCGACGAGCTGATCGAGGGGATCATCGCGGAGAGCGAGGACGAGACCCTGATGGACCGCTACCTCGGCGGCGAGGAGATCGACACCGAGGTGCTGATCACCGACCTGGAGAAGGCGGTGGCCCGCGGCCACTTCTACCCGGTGGTGCCGGTCTGCGCGGAGACCGGGGTCGGCCTGGACGTGCTGCTCGACGGCCTGGTGTCGGCGTTCCCGTCGCCGCTGGAGCACGAGCTGCCGGCGGTCACCGGGGTGGACGGCTCGCCCCGGCCGCCGCTGGCCTGCGACCCGGACGGCCCGCTGGTCGCCGAGGTGGTCAAGACGACCGTCGACCGGCACGTCGGGCGGGTCTCCCTGGTCCGGGTCTTCTCCGGCACGCTCCGCCCCGACCAGGTGATCCACGTCTCGGGGCACGGCATGGCCGAGCGCGGCCACCCCGACCACGACGCCGACGAGCGGGTCGGCCACGTCTACAGCCCGCTCGGCGCGACGCTGCGCGAGGTGCCGGCCTGCGTCGCGGGCGACATCTGCGCGGTCACCAAGTCGGGCAGCGCGGAGACCGGCGACACCATCTCCGCCAAGGAGGAGCCGCTGCTCATCGCCCCCTGGGAGATGCCGGAGCCGCTGCTGCCGGTGGCGATCGTGGCGAAGAGCCGGGCCGACGAGGACGCCCTGGCCCGCAACCTGGCCCGGCTGGTCGCCGGCGACCCGACGCTGCGGCTGGAGCGCAACCCGGAGACCCACCAGCTGGTGCTCTGGTGCATGGGCGAGGCGCACGCCGACGTGGTGCTCGACCGGCTACGCGCCGGCGGCGTCGAGCTGGAGACGGAGCCGGTCCGGGTGGCGCTGCGGGAGACCTTCACCGCCGCCGCCAAGGGGCACGGCCGGCACGTCAAGCAGTCCGGCGGCCACGGCCAGTACGCGGTCTGCGACCTCGAGGTGACGCCGCTGCCGCGCGGCGGCGGCTTCGAGTTCGTCGACAAGGTGGTCGGCGGGGCGGTCCCGCACAACTACATCCCGTCGGTGGAGAAGGGCGTCCGGGCGCAGATGGAACGCGGCCTGGTCGCCGGCTACCCGGTGGTCGACCTGCGGGTCACCCTCTTCGACGGCAAGGCGCACAGCGTCGACTCCTCGGACGCGGCGTTCCAGACCGCGGGCGCCCTGGCGCTGCGGGAGGCCGCCGAGCAGGGGCAGCCGGCGCTGCTGGAGCCGGTCGACGAGGTGGCCATCCGGGTGCCCGACTCGTCGGTCGGCGCGGTGATGGGCGACCTCTCCGGCCGGCGGGGCCGGGTGCTCGGCACCGAGCCGGACCCGGACGCCGAGGGGCGCACCGTGGTCCGCGCCGAGGTGCCCGCCACCGAGCTGCTCCGGTACGCGGTCGAGCTGCGCTCGATGACCGCCGGCACGGGCACCTTCCGCCGGGAGTTCGCCCGCTACGAGCCGATGCCCACCCACCTCGCCGACCAGGTCCGCAAGGAAGCCACCACCCGCTCCTGACCGCACCGCGGGTGGGGGCGCCCGCCGCCACCGCGCGCACTTTCCCGGAAAGAGTGGTCTCCGCGAGTCGGGAGGCCACGCTTTCCGTGAATCGCGGTCAGCCCGGGCCGGCGGCACGGCCCGCCGGTCAGGGGCGGGCGGCGGGGACGGGGGCCATCGGCCAGTGCGGACGGTCGGCGTCCCGGAGGGCGGCCGACCGGAGTGCGGCGAGCTGCCGTTCGACCTCGGCGAAATGGTCGGCGGCGAGCGGGCCGCGGTGCAGGGCGGCGGCGTTCTCCTCGACCTGGGCGACCGTCCGGGCCCCGGGGATCGGGACGGTACGGCCGCTGCGCGCCCAGATCCAGCCGAGCGCCCCCTGGGCGAGGGTGCGGCCGTCGGCGGTCAGGGCACCCCGGACGGCGGCCACCCGGCGCAGCCACTCCGGGGCGGGTCGGCCGCTGCGGAACCACTCCAGCCAGTTCGGCGCGGTGCCGCGCACGTCGTCGCGGGGCAGCGTGGACTCCGGGGTGTACTTGCCGGTCAGCAGCCCCATCCCGAGCGGCCCCCGGGCCACGCTGGCCAGGTCGTGCTTGTCGCAGACGGCCAGCATGGCCGGGGCGTCACGGAGCACCGACAGGCCGTGCTGCACCGCGGCGGCACCCGGGGCGACCTGGGCGAAGGCGGCGGCCCGGTCGGCCCGGTCGGTGCTCCAGCCGTACGCCCGGACCAGGCCGTCGGCGACCAGCTCCTCCAGCGTGCCGATCAGCGCCTCGGCACGCGGCACCGGCAGGTCACCGAGGTGGAGCTGGTAGAGGTCGATCCGGTCGGTGCCCAGCCGGCGCAGCGAGTCGACCACCGCCCGGCGCAGGTAGGCGGGGGAAGCGTCCTC
This sequence is a window from Micromonospora sp. NBRC 110009. Protein-coding genes within it:
- a CDS encoding glycosyltransferase family 4 protein, with protein sequence MRIGIVCPYSFDVPGGVQNHVMDLAEALLGLGHEVSVLAPADEDSPLPAYVVSAGRAVPLPYNGSVARIAFGPVSTARVRRWITRGDFDVLHVHEPLTPSLSMLAVLCARGPVVATFHTAMTRSRVLSAAQGVLQILLERITARIAVSALARKVQVEHMDGGAVEIPNGVAVAKFAGVEPLPGWPGECAPGSGGTLGFLGRFTEPRKGFPILRDAFVALAPDRPGLRLLVAGPGDADDLYGQFPAELRERVTFLGMVSEADKPRMLRSVHLYVAPNTGGESFGMILTEALAAGTTVVASDLDAFRRVLDGGRAGRLFPTGDAVALRSALAELLDDADRRAELTACGDQVVANFDWPVVARRVLEVYAAAIEATDGRVIDQEWAELG
- the pgsA gene encoding phosphatidylinositol phosphate synthase, coding for MAKIFQVTARAGMTRIVEPVARGLLRAGVSPNAVTVTGTVGVLVGALGFGARGHLVAGALIVTVFALTDLLDGTMARMSGGSTKFGAFLDSSMDRIADSAVFGAVAYWLATQHHYSGVAAALLCLAAGGLVSYVKARAEGLGMTCNVGIAERTERLLIVGVGGLLTGLGVDLALPIALWLLAAVSIFTVGQRMAHVYRQAQLVGRE
- a CDS encoding aldo/keto reductase; this translates as MAVSTRTLGRSGIEVSALGMGCWAIGGPWAEGTRPLGWGRVDDEESVRAVRRALDLGLTLFDTADTYGAGHGERILGRALAGRRDAAVIATKWGYTFDERSRQATGEDASPAYLRRAVVDSLRRLGTDRIDLYQLHLGDLPVPRAEALIGTLEELVADGLVRAYGWSTDRADRAAAFAQVAPGAAAVQHGLSVLRDAPAMLAVCDKHDLASVARGPLGMGLLTGKYTPESTLPRDDVRGTAPNWLEWFRSGRPAPEWLRRVAAVRGALTADGRTLAQGALGWIWARSGRTVPIPGARTVAQVEENAAALHRGPLAADHFAEVERQLAALRSAALRDADRPHWPMAPVPAARP
- a CDS encoding elongation factor G-like protein EF-G2; the protein is MAQKNQEKGVTGGAPVVTEPGRVRNVVLVGHSGAGKTTLVEALLAAGGTIGRAGSVTEGTTVCDHDPAAVRQQRSVSLACAPLLHRDVKVNLLDTPGYGDFVGELRAGLRAADAALFVVSAVDGMDAATAALWEECAAVDMPRAVAVSRLDHPRADFDEAVALCQRVFGDNVLPLYLPMLGDDGVSVVGLMGLITRRVFDYSAGLPATVREPDPEHLPAIQEARDELIEGIIAESEDETLMDRYLGGEEIDTEVLITDLEKAVARGHFYPVVPVCAETGVGLDVLLDGLVSAFPSPLEHELPAVTGVDGSPRPPLACDPDGPLVAEVVKTTVDRHVGRVSLVRVFSGTLRPDQVIHVSGHGMAERGHPDHDADERVGHVYSPLGATLREVPACVAGDICAVTKSGSAETGDTISAKEEPLLIAPWEMPEPLLPVAIVAKSRADEDALARNLARLVAGDPTLRLERNPETHQLVLWCMGEAHADVVLDRLRAGGVELETEPVRVALRETFTAAAKGHGRHVKQSGGHGQYAVCDLEVTPLPRGGGFEFVDKVVGGAVPHNYIPSVEKGVRAQMERGLVAGYPVVDLRVTLFDGKAHSVDSSDAAFQTAGALALREAAEQGQPALLEPVDEVAIRVPDSSVGAVMGDLSGRRGRVLGTEPDPDAEGRTVVRAEVPATELLRYAVELRSMTAGTGTFRREFARYEPMPTHLADQVRKEATTRS
- a CDS encoding phosphatidylinositol mannoside acyltransferase encodes the protein MNLTEAGYVAGWRLVRALPGPVVAAAFRVGADRAHRKGGRSTARLRANLRRVVGPQVSEAELDELVRRGLRSYARYWLEAFRLPALSRREILAGFRLDGEEKLAADVAAGRGAVVALPHAGNWDAAGAWVAATGWPITTVAERLKPEGVYERFLAFRQQLGMEILPTHGGDRPAFDVLQDRLRAGAVVPLLADRDLSARGVEVEFFGGRTRMPAGPALLAIRTGAPLYVASMWYEADLAHAALDGPLELPDPDSAPLDERVRVLTQRIADGLAAGIARHPEDWHMLQRMWLDQGSTNGGDADASALPPATTGTI